The following proteins are co-located in the Telopea speciosissima isolate NSW1024214 ecotype Mountain lineage chromosome 9, Tspe_v1, whole genome shotgun sequence genome:
- the LOC122638786 gene encoding uncharacterized protein Mb2253c-like, translated as MPIWQLLFDGAANHKGCGAGILLITPDGTHMPWAIKQNFECTNDMAEYEACTIGLKATLSIGLKGLEVYRDSSLVIYQMQGKWKTKDDKLIPYQEYMEILSREFEEITFSYLQRDNNRFVDALATLASMVEMDSKTKAHPFSINLRHQSAYINHIHALTVDGRPWYANIVNFIRKDDTLKMLQPRRSVS; from the coding sequence ATGCCGATATGGCAGTTACTATTTGATGGAGCAGCCAATCATAAGGGTTGTGGAGCTGGCATACTACTAATCACACCTGATGGAACCCATATGCCCTGGGCAATTAAGCAAAACTTTGAGTGCACCAATGACATGGCTGAATACGAAGCTTGCACCATAGGACTTAAGGCCACCCTATCAATAGGACTCAAGGGACTAGAAGTCTATAGGGACTCTTCTTTGGTTATATAccaaatgcaaggaaaatggaaaacaaaggaTGATAAGTTGATTCCCTATCAAGAATACATGGAGATACTATCTAGAGAATTTGAGGAAATCACTTTCTCCTACCTACAAAGAGATAACAATCGGTTTGTCGATGCACTAGCAACTTTGGCATCCATGGTTGAGATGGACTCCAAAACAAAAGCACATCCATTCTCGATCAATCTAAGACATCAATCGGCTTACATTAATCACATTCATGCTTTGACGGTTGATGGAAGACCATGGTATGCAAACATAGTGAATTTCATCAGGAAGGACGATACCCTAAAGATGCTACAACCAAGGAGAAGTGTTTCTTGA